In Drosophila nasuta strain 15112-1781.00 chromosome 2R, ASM2355853v1, whole genome shotgun sequence, a single genomic region encodes these proteins:
- the LOC132786552 gene encoding protein Fer3, protein MRVSQSVANPKWPHTRPVTDALTSRKGQAQQSLLTMQHPSDQPTYMPDVPFQPLWSQEAPPPPPIVPYQELIAGFPCSDLSLWQRSQVAPLVNQRPSTNGRTNGSSSSSSKKTRRRVASMAQRRAANIRERRRMFNLNEAFDKLRRKVPTFAYEKRLSRIETLRLAITYIGFMAELLSGTPSNSHKSRSDIYGGMNGHHHPSNVAPGPPMHPHHLHPSAYQRDFASPYNHSLT, encoded by the exons ATGAGAGTGTCTCAATCTGTTGCCAATCCAAAATGGCCGCATACTCGACCTGTCACAGATGCGCTTACAAGCCGTAAGGG TCAAGCACAGCAGTCACTTCTAACGATGCAACATCCGAGCGACCAGCCCACCTATATGCCCGATGTACCATTTCAGCCGCTGTGGAGTCAAGAGGCCCCTCCACCGCCGCCGATAGTGCCGTATCAAGAACTTATAGCTGGATTCCCTTGTTCTGATTTGT CACTGTGGCAAAGATCTCAGGTGGCACCTTTAGTTAATCAACGTCCAAGTACTAATGGGCGCACAAATGGGTCTTCTTCGTCTTCCTCCAAGAAAACTCGTCGTCGAGTTGCATCCATGGCCCAAAGACGCGCCGCCAACATTCGAGAACGCCGTCGCATGTTCAATTTGAATGAAGCTTTCGATAAGCTGCGACGCAAAGTGCCCACATTCGCATATGAGAAACGACTCTCTCGTATCGAAACTCTTCGTCTGGCAATAACGTATATTGGCTTTATGGCAGAGCTGCTAAGTGGCACGCCTTCCAACTCCCACAAATCACGTTCGGATATCTACGGTGGAATGAACGGACATCATCATCCTTCGAATGTTGCTCCAGGGCCTCCAATGCATCCACATCATCTACATCCTTCGGCTTATCAGCGTGACTTTGCCTCGCCTTACAACCACAGCCTAACCTAG